The proteins below are encoded in one region of Bremerella sp. P1:
- a CDS encoding VIT domain-containing protein, with product MTRTALLATSFLTALCLAFSASVATAQGVIVIHHPHPHPLPRPIPRPRPAPQPELSYKISKLEVNANIKDQVAQAQVAQEFTNTGSRQMEVSFLFPLPYDGAIDSLTLMVDGKEYPAKLLPKDKARAVYESIVRSNKDPALLEWTGTGMFQTSVFPVPAGASREVNITYSQLLKKDGRLTDFLFPLSTAKYTDKPVEKVKVRLAIEASQKLKSIYSPTHEVDISRNGNKRAVVKFEKENYIPSNDFRLFFESNNQKLSASVLSYRPSKHEEGFFLMLASPPPRDEKAEAVKKTVLFVVDRSGSMSGEKMDQAREAAKYVLNHLNEKDLFNIIAYDSDVESFRPELQSADKKSVTEAIGFVDGLYAGGSTNINGALTSAMKMVQDDDRPCYILFLSDGRPTHGETNEMKIVENAKSNNTYDARMINFGVGFDVNSRLMDRLSREIKGQSQYVRPDEDLEEHVARLYRKINAPVMTNVKIKFDLEDGGQNFVNRLLPKEVVDLFDGEQLVQVGRYKKAGKAKITITGTVNGEKEKFDFGADFVKESNDQSNAFVEKLWAIRRIGEIIDQMDLHGKNDELMTELVKLSTDHGILTPYTSFLADENQSVRELADARFGGSMSLSRLRAETEKLAETSGRSAFLQRGFKQRYQNAQNAPAAESAPAAKAGADRASGVSGMAAGGFGIAVEDTETDEVRVVESVRNVGNKTLFFRDNMWIDEESAEKLIKNKTEIVEIERFSKEYFELVAKNSKEENQVLSQQRADETLMVWLRGKNYLIK from the coding sequence ATGACCCGGACAGCACTTCTCGCAACTTCTTTTCTGACAGCACTTTGTCTCGCATTTTCGGCCAGCGTGGCAACGGCCCAGGGGGTGATCGTGATCCATCACCCGCACCCGCATCCCCTGCCCCGACCGATTCCACGGCCCCGACCGGCCCCTCAGCCGGAGCTTTCGTACAAGATCTCGAAGCTGGAGGTGAACGCGAACATCAAAGACCAAGTCGCGCAAGCACAAGTAGCCCAAGAGTTTACCAATACCGGCAGCCGCCAGATGGAGGTCTCATTCCTCTTTCCGCTGCCCTACGACGGGGCGATCGACAGCCTGACGCTGATGGTTGACGGCAAGGAATACCCAGCCAAGCTGCTGCCGAAGGATAAAGCCCGAGCGGTTTACGAATCGATCGTACGCTCGAACAAGGACCCGGCTCTGCTGGAATGGACCGGCACCGGCATGTTCCAGACAAGCGTCTTCCCGGTTCCCGCCGGGGCGAGCCGCGAGGTGAACATCACCTATTCGCAGCTGCTGAAGAAGGATGGCCGGCTGACCGACTTCCTCTTCCCGCTGTCGACGGCCAAGTACACCGACAAGCCCGTCGAGAAGGTCAAGGTTCGCCTGGCGATTGAAGCAAGCCAAAAGCTGAAGAGCATCTACAGCCCCACGCACGAGGTCGACATTAGCCGCAACGGCAACAAGCGAGCCGTCGTCAAGTTCGAGAAAGAGAACTACATCCCCAGCAACGACTTCCGCCTGTTCTTCGAGAGCAACAACCAGAAGCTTTCGGCCAGCGTGCTCAGCTACCGGCCCAGCAAGCATGAAGAAGGCTTCTTCCTGATGCTCGCATCGCCACCTCCGCGTGACGAGAAGGCCGAGGCAGTGAAGAAGACCGTCCTGTTCGTCGTCGATCGCTCTGGCAGTATGAGCGGCGAGAAGATGGACCAGGCTCGCGAAGCCGCCAAGTACGTGCTGAATCATCTGAACGAGAAAGACCTGTTCAACATCATCGCCTACGACAGCGATGTCGAAAGCTTCCGACCTGAACTTCAGAGCGCCGACAAGAAGAGCGTCACCGAGGCGATTGGCTTTGTCGATGGACTGTACGCCGGCGGAAGTACCAACATCAACGGCGCGCTCACGTCGGCCATGAAAATGGTGCAGGACGACGATCGCCCCTGCTACATCTTGTTCCTTTCCGACGGTCGCCCAACGCACGGCGAAACGAACGAGATGAAGATCGTCGAGAACGCCAAGAGCAACAACACCTACGATGCCCGGATGATCAACTTCGGAGTTGGCTTCGATGTGAACAGCCGCCTGATGGATCGACTGTCACGTGAGATCAAGGGACAAAGCCAGTACGTTCGTCCTGATGAAGACCTGGAAGAACACGTGGCTCGCCTGTACCGCAAGATCAACGCCCCGGTCATGACCAACGTGAAGATCAAGTTCGACCTGGAAGATGGCGGACAGAACTTCGTCAATCGATTGCTGCCTAAAGAAGTGGTCGACTTGTTTGACGGAGAACAGTTAGTCCAGGTGGGACGGTACAAGAAGGCAGGCAAAGCCAAAATTACGATCACCGGCACGGTGAATGGCGAAAAGGAAAAGTTCGACTTCGGTGCTGACTTTGTCAAAGAGAGCAACGATCAGTCGAACGCGTTTGTTGAGAAGTTGTGGGCCATTCGCCGCATCGGTGAGATCATCGATCAAATGGACCTGCACGGCAAGAACGACGAGTTGATGACTGAACTGGTAAAGCTTTCCACCGATCACGGCATTTTGACGCCGTACACCAGCTTCCTGGCCGACGAGAACCAATCGGTTCGAGAACTGGCCGACGCTCGCTTCGGTGGCAGCATGAGCCTGAGTCGCTTGCGAGCCGAAACCGAGAAGCTGGCCGAAACGTCAGGCCGATCAGCGTTCCTGCAACGTGGCTTCAAGCAGCGATATCAGAACGCCCAGAATGCACCAGCGGCTGAGTCTGCTCCGGCAGCGAAGGCCGGGGCTGATCGAGCCAGTGGGGTCAGTGGCATGGCAGCCGGTGGCTTTGGAATCGCCGTTGAGGATACGGAAACGGATGAGGTCAGGGTGGTCGAGTCGGTTCGCAACGTCGGCAACAAAACCCTCTTCTTCCGCGACAATATGTGGATCGACGAAGAGTCGGCCGAAAAGCTGATCAAGAACAAGACCGAGATCGTCGAAATCGAGCGATTCAGCAAGGAGTACTTCGAGCTGGTCGCCAAGAACTCCAAGGAGGAAAACCAGGTGCTATCACAGCAGCGAGCCGACGAGACACTGATGGTCTGGCTGCGTGGCAAGAACTACCTGATCAAGTAA
- the pgsB gene encoding poly-gamma-glutamate synthase PgsB: MATIVLLITTGLLIGYGIWELYRHRLQLAKIPIRVHVNGTRGKSSVARLIAAGLRASGMRTCCKTTGTLPRMIVPSGTEYPVFRPSKANVIEQVRIVDMAVEFEAEALVIECMALRPNLQWLCENKLVRATHGVITNAREDHLDVMGPTEKDVAWALAGMVPVKSKLFTAERDHLDVFEHASNDRSTQLIAITEEDVEQITPLDLAGFMYVEHAENVALALRVCADLGVDRATALRGMWEAKPDPGAMTAHEMDFFGRNIHFVNGFAANDPESTERIWKMALERYPEVERRVMVVNCRQDRPDRSQQLGQSVTNWPPADYYVLIGTGTYIFAKTATEAGIDPLKLVFAEDLPAPDIFETLLEYSGKTSLIMGIANIGGVGLDVVRYFANRSTQKTFK; the protein is encoded by the coding sequence ATGGCAACGATTGTTCTATTGATCACCACCGGTCTATTGATCGGGTACGGGATCTGGGAGCTGTACCGGCATCGGCTGCAACTCGCCAAAATTCCCATCCGCGTGCATGTAAACGGCACCCGCGGCAAATCGAGTGTGGCTCGGCTGATCGCGGCCGGCCTGCGTGCTTCCGGCATGCGAACGTGCTGCAAAACAACCGGTACGCTTCCCCGGATGATTGTTCCCAGCGGAACCGAGTACCCGGTCTTTCGCCCGTCGAAGGCGAACGTGATCGAACAGGTCCGCATTGTCGACATGGCCGTCGAGTTTGAAGCGGAAGCGCTGGTCATCGAGTGCATGGCCCTACGTCCGAACTTGCAGTGGCTGTGCGAAAATAAACTGGTTCGCGCCACGCACGGCGTGATTACCAATGCCCGCGAAGATCACCTCGACGTGATGGGTCCGACCGAAAAGGACGTGGCCTGGGCGCTGGCTGGCATGGTGCCGGTGAAATCCAAACTGTTCACTGCCGAGCGCGACCATCTGGATGTTTTCGAGCATGCCAGCAATGACCGCTCAACCCAGCTGATCGCCATCACCGAAGAAGACGTCGAGCAGATCACACCGCTCGACCTGGCTGGCTTTATGTACGTGGAACATGCCGAGAACGTGGCGTTGGCCTTACGTGTATGTGCCGACCTGGGCGTCGATCGCGCCACGGCACTGCGGGGCATGTGGGAAGCTAAACCCGACCCAGGTGCGATGACCGCTCACGAGATGGATTTCTTTGGCCGCAACATTCACTTCGTTAACGGTTTCGCCGCCAACGATCCGGAATCGACCGAACGCATTTGGAAGATGGCCCTGGAAAGATATCCAGAAGTGGAACGCCGCGTGATGGTGGTCAACTGTCGGCAAGACCGGCCTGACCGCTCGCAGCAGTTGGGTCAGTCGGTCACCAATTGGCCGCCGGCGGACTACTACGTGCTGATCGGCACCGGCACCTACATCTTCGCCAAGACCGCCACGGAAGCAGGTATCGATCCGCTGAAGCTGGTGTTCGCCGAAGACCTGCCGGCGCCTGACATCTTTGAGACCCTCTTGGAGTACTCAGGCAAAACCTCGCTGATCATGGGGATCGCAAATATTGGTGGCGTCGGCCTCGACGTCGTTCGCTACTTCGCAAATCGCAGTACACAGAAGACTTTTAAATGA
- the pgsC gene encoding poly-gamma-glutamate biosynthesis protein PgsC: protein MTGIITVAIGVGLAVSLIFSELFGLAAGGMVVPGYFALFLDQPINISMTVVASLLTFFLIHLLSNIVIVYGKRRTVLMILAGFLVRSLFDALPVWALAPLQSLQLQQPLETAEPVQVIGYIIPGLIAIWLDRQGVVETLSALFIASTAIRLILILAFGTELHL, encoded by the coding sequence ATGACGGGAATTATTACAGTTGCCATTGGGGTTGGCCTGGCAGTCAGCCTCATATTTTCCGAACTCTTCGGACTGGCCGCCGGCGGTATGGTGGTGCCAGGTTACTTTGCGTTGTTCTTGGATCAGCCGATCAACATCAGCATGACGGTCGTGGCCTCGCTGCTGACGTTCTTTCTGATTCACCTACTTTCCAACATCGTCATCGTGTACGGCAAACGCCGCACTGTGCTGATGATTCTGGCTGGTTTTCTCGTGCGTTCGCTGTTCGATGCCTTGCCGGTTTGGGCGCTCGCTCCACTGCAATCGCTGCAACTCCAGCAGCCGCTGGAAACGGCCGAGCCTGTCCAGGTAATCGGTTACATCATTCCCGGTTTGATCGCCATCTGGCTCGATCGCCAAGGGGTAGTGGAAACGCTGAGCGCTCTGTTTATCGCCTCGACCGCGATTCGTCTGATCCTTATTCTCGCTTTCGGTACGGAACTCCATCTGTGA
- the pgsW gene encoding poly-gamma-glutamate system protein has product MKKIYWRPKTVSRTALTLIASVAVAGLAIVENVRVERKTRYFEEKLAATELAARGMEQLYLTRVELGYAIDPTLDPGRSGMVGLTNSPVTSMVGDLPSKLASANPNFAAIFVDMLKETGVQDGDVVAVGISGSFPALNLCMFSALETLGAKPIVIASGSSSQWGANIPELLWIDMERILYDEGIIKTRSIAASLGGDNDRGLGLPDNGIEIIRKSIERNNLPLIEKRVKDSADERMKIYRQNAAQKPIKCYINIGGGVVSTGRALGKESFKTGVNLLPPPNIDQIDGGAPRFIKEGIPVIHIVNAAMIAEQNGLPVPPTTYPEIGEGPVFIVNDYNRVLTAILLVLIVGGLYGFIRSDIGFRLLRVASPKKTSGPPEPMV; this is encoded by the coding sequence GTGAAGAAGATTTATTGGCGTCCTAAAACAGTTTCACGCACGGCTCTCACGCTGATCGCCTCGGTCGCCGTGGCCGGGCTGGCAATCGTCGAGAATGTGCGTGTCGAGCGGAAGACTCGCTACTTCGAAGAAAAGCTGGCGGCTACCGAACTGGCGGCCCGCGGCATGGAACAGCTGTACCTGACCCGCGTCGAACTAGGTTACGCGATCGATCCTACGCTCGATCCCGGACGCAGTGGTATGGTCGGTCTGACCAATTCGCCGGTGACCAGCATGGTTGGTGACTTACCATCAAAGCTGGCGTCGGCCAACCCGAACTTCGCAGCGATCTTTGTCGACATGCTCAAAGAGACTGGCGTCCAAGACGGAGACGTCGTCGCGGTGGGCATCAGCGGTTCGTTCCCTGCATTGAACCTCTGCATGTTTTCGGCCTTGGAAACACTAGGCGCCAAACCGATCGTGATCGCTTCAGGCAGCAGTTCGCAGTGGGGTGCCAACATTCCGGAACTGCTGTGGATCGACATGGAACGGATCCTCTACGACGAAGGGATCATTAAGACCCGCAGCATTGCGGCGTCGCTGGGTGGCGACAACGACCGAGGTCTCGGCTTGCCGGATAACGGCATTGAGATCATCCGCAAGTCGATCGAGCGGAACAATCTGCCGCTGATCGAGAAACGTGTGAAAGACAGCGCGGACGAGCGAATGAAGATTTATCGCCAGAATGCGGCCCAGAAACCGATCAAGTGCTACATCAACATTGGCGGCGGGGTCGTGTCGACCGGACGAGCGTTGGGGAAAGAATCGTTCAAGACCGGTGTCAATCTGCTGCCGCCACCGAACATCGACCAGATCGACGGCGGCGCCCCGCGATTCATCAAGGAAGGGATTCCGGTGATCCACATCGTGAACGCCGCGATGATTGCCGAGCAAAACGGTTTGCCCGTGCCTCCTACCACCTATCCGGAGATCGGCGAAGGGCCGGTCTTTATCGTGAACGACTATAACCGTGTTCTGACGGCGATCTTGCTGGTGCTGATCGTCGGCGGTCTGTACGGTTTCATTCGCTCCGACATTGGCTTCCGGCTCTTGCGGGTGGCTTCGCCGAAGAAGACCAGTGGCCCGCCAGAGCCAATGGTATAA
- a CDS encoding DUF6580 family putative transport protein has product MSQASESPAKQTHHLRTWLVVGACLIYCVLLRVLPYVLTAMGAQHDWFSQNFPWSLTPILAVGMFAGAMFTNRYAAAGLLLAALIVSDLGIWLASGHIEWAFYPGTPFNYLCLLATILLGYVLRNDRSWIKPIGMGVLASVAYFIVSNFGSWLTLQEYTKDVSGLIQCYVSALPFYRNLLAGTCLGSVVLFCPLLLNALAPIQEPSSQLDQSGSSTAR; this is encoded by the coding sequence ATGTCCCAGGCCTCTGAATCTCCTGCGAAGCAAACCCACCATCTACGCACCTGGTTGGTGGTGGGTGCCTGCTTGATCTACTGTGTCCTGCTTCGGGTGCTTCCCTACGTGCTGACGGCTATGGGAGCCCAGCACGACTGGTTTTCGCAAAACTTCCCCTGGTCGCTGACACCGATTCTGGCGGTCGGCATGTTCGCTGGGGCAATGTTCACTAATCGTTATGCTGCCGCTGGCCTGCTGCTTGCCGCACTGATCGTTAGCGATCTCGGCATCTGGCTGGCTTCCGGTCACATCGAATGGGCGTTCTACCCAGGCACTCCCTTCAACTATCTCTGCCTTCTCGCGACGATCTTGCTGGGTTACGTGCTGAGGAACGATCGCAGTTGGATCAAGCCGATCGGCATGGGTGTATTGGCCAGCGTGGCTTATTTTATCGTTTCCAATTTCGGAAGCTGGTTGACACTCCAAGAGTACACTAAAGACGTCAGCGGCCTGATTCAATGCTATGTGAGTGCGTTGCCGTTCTATCGAAACCTTCTGGCCGGAACGTGCCTGGGTAGCGTTGTTCTATTTTGCCCACTGCTGCTCAACGCCCTCGCACCGATCCAAGAGCCAAGCAGCCAACTCGACCAGTCGGGCTCTTCTACCGCCAGGTAG
- a CDS encoding TrkH family potassium uptake protein, whose amino-acid sequence MAQLTGSIVKYPARNLVVWYVGLIAAGTIVLTLSVSRGSGAESISLIDAFFTATSASCVTGLAVRSTPHDFSFIGQLAILFLIQIGGIGIMTITTFTMFNLGNKPSLRARAILTETLGAGDNADLRWILQHVLVVTAVSEGIGFVILLARNLFIYEPGKAAWHALFHSVSAFCNAGFALHDDSLTSFQGDVIVNVTISALIIVGGIGFPVLLDLNKNWRKGPIEGWINLHIHSKFMLFGTAFFLLAGFLGFLLLEWDGVLNEMPLWKKVLVSGFHSVTCRTAGFNTIDLSALTNATLFISMMLMLIGAGSCSTGGGFKVSTVMVMALHAWKTFHGATRLNFARRTIPGDVIQAATATALLFSVVAIGALTMLLVIQQSSAPHPKSQGLFLDAAFEVVSALGTVGLSTGFTGTLSNSGKLIIIALMFLGRIGPISVFAALSLTERKTPVEYPKEEPLIG is encoded by the coding sequence ATGGCTCAACTGACCGGCTCGATCGTCAAATACCCAGCGCGAAATCTGGTCGTATGGTACGTGGGGTTGATCGCGGCAGGAACGATCGTGCTGACGCTATCCGTCTCGCGTGGATCGGGCGCCGAAAGTATCAGCTTGATCGACGCCTTCTTCACGGCGACCAGTGCCAGTTGTGTAACCGGACTGGCAGTTCGCTCGACCCCGCACGACTTCAGCTTCATCGGGCAACTAGCCATTCTCTTTTTGATCCAGATCGGCGGGATCGGGATCATGACGATCACCACGTTCACGATGTTCAACCTGGGAAATAAGCCCAGCCTACGTGCCCGAGCGATCCTGACGGAAACGCTTGGAGCCGGTGACAACGCTGACCTGAGATGGATTCTTCAGCACGTCTTGGTCGTCACGGCGGTAAGCGAAGGGATCGGCTTTGTCATCTTGCTGGCGCGGAACCTGTTTATCTACGAGCCTGGCAAAGCTGCCTGGCATGCGTTGTTTCATTCCGTGTCGGCGTTCTGCAACGCGGGCTTTGCACTGCATGACGACAGCCTGACGAGCTTTCAAGGCGACGTCATCGTCAACGTGACCATTTCGGCGCTGATTATCGTGGGTGGCATTGGTTTTCCAGTCTTGTTGGATCTCAACAAAAACTGGCGGAAAGGGCCGATTGAGGGATGGATCAACCTACACATCCACTCGAAGTTCATGCTCTTCGGTACCGCGTTCTTCCTGCTAGCCGGCTTTCTCGGCTTTCTGTTATTGGAGTGGGACGGCGTCCTCAACGAGATGCCACTGTGGAAGAAGGTGTTGGTCTCAGGCTTCCATTCGGTTACATGCCGAACGGCTGGCTTCAATACAATTGACCTTTCTGCGCTGACCAACGCGACACTCTTTATCTCGATGATGCTGATGCTGATTGGCGCCGGTTCCTGTTCAACCGGAGGTGGTTTCAAGGTCTCGACCGTGATGGTAATGGCCCTGCATGCCTGGAAGACCTTTCATGGTGCCACGCGTCTCAACTTTGCCCGTCGCACAATACCTGGCGATGTGATTCAAGCCGCAACCGCGACTGCGTTGTTGTTCTCGGTTGTGGCGATCGGGGCGCTGACCATGCTGTTGGTGATCCAGCAGTCCAGTGCGCCCCATCCCAAGAGTCAGGGCCTGTTTCTGGATGCGGCCTTTGAAGTCGTATCCGCTCTAGGAACCGTTGGCTTGTCGACCGGATTTACTGGAACGCTTTCCAACAGTGGCAAGCTGATCATCATCGCGTTGATGTTCCTGGGACGCATCGGGCCGATCTCCGTGTTCGCAGCTCTATCGCTGACCGAGCGGAAAACGCCGGTCGAATACCCGAAAGAAGAACCTTTGATAGGATAA
- a CDS encoding potassium channel family protein — MAPVKHFYVLGLGSFGGALARQLNKNGCRVTGIDSDREHVEDIKDELYEAIIADATDFDTLQHLNFKDANGVFISMGEDISPSLLATLHVKELGAKRIIVKGVSRDHGKLLKSLGVERVIFPEAEIAVTLADRVTWPNIIDFLPIDPEYSFMEVAVPDDMVGKSLMQLNLRQQFGVWVVGIKDSMTGKLEMFPDGAYSLGCDQLILVVGKQSSLEQLRNKT, encoded by the coding sequence ATGGCACCTGTAAAGCACTTTTATGTCTTGGGTCTCGGCTCGTTTGGTGGAGCACTGGCTCGGCAGTTGAATAAGAACGGCTGCCGCGTAACAGGTATCGATAGCGACCGTGAGCACGTCGAAGACATCAAAGACGAGCTCTACGAAGCGATCATCGCTGACGCGACCGATTTTGATACCCTTCAGCATCTCAACTTCAAGGATGCCAACGGCGTGTTCATCAGCATGGGCGAAGACATCAGCCCATCGCTACTGGCAACGCTGCACGTCAAGGAACTGGGTGCCAAGCGGATCATCGTCAAAGGGGTCAGCCGCGATCACGGCAAGCTGCTGAAGAGCCTGGGCGTCGAGCGGGTAATCTTCCCCGAAGCGGAAATCGCGGTCACACTTGCCGACCGCGTGACCTGGCCCAACATCATCGACTTTCTGCCCATCGATCCTGAGTACAGCTTCATGGAAGTGGCGGTCCCCGACGACATGGTCGGCAAGTCGCTGATGCAGCTGAACCTTCGCCAGCAATTCGGCGTTTGGGTCGTGGGCATCAAGGACTCGATGACCGGCAAGCTCGAGATGTTTCCGGACGGTGCCTACTCGCTGGGTTGCGATCAGCTGATCCTTGTGGTCGGTAAACAATCTTCGCTCGAGCAGCTGCGCAATAAAACATAG
- the glgA gene encoding glycogen synthase GlgA encodes MNVLFASSEVYPFAKTGGLADVGGALPIALQGMVDNVTVILPAFRHIYKSGLPIEELPIYFDVPVGGQIASGQLLKSHLPNSDVPIYFVKNEEYFDRPELYREAGTDYQDNCERFVFFCRSVLEAIRLLDLKIDLIHCNDWQTGLIPAYLNIEYRATHGYEDIASVLTIHNMAYQGNFWHWDMLLTGLDWKYFNMHQMEFFGHLNFLKTGIVFADAITTVSPRYAEEIQSQPMGCGLEGALRERRSVLEGIVNGVDYTRWNPATDTDIATQYDLQNWQKNKPLCKEELQKEFHLPTNPKVPVIGMVGRMADQKGFDLVAKVIRDRAKNCDCQWVILGTGEPHHEATLKELSALYPNKIGVKVEFCEGKARRVEAGADMFLMPSLYEPCGLNQLYSLKYGTVPVVRETGGLADTITNMSPATLESGTANGFSFREYTAEALQDILEIAITTYREQPDTWKQIVETGMAQDWSWDRSAQQYIELYQKTLDARRSS; translated from the coding sequence TTGAACGTTCTTTTTGCCAGTAGCGAGGTCTATCCATTCGCCAAGACCGGGGGACTGGCGGACGTAGGCGGTGCATTGCCAATCGCATTGCAAGGCATGGTCGACAACGTCACCGTGATCTTGCCCGCATTTCGGCATATCTATAAGTCCGGGCTACCCATTGAAGAGTTGCCGATCTACTTCGACGTCCCTGTCGGAGGTCAAATCGCCTCGGGCCAGCTCCTGAAATCGCATTTGCCCAATTCAGATGTTCCGATCTACTTTGTCAAGAATGAAGAGTATTTCGATCGGCCTGAATTGTATCGCGAAGCGGGAACAGACTACCAAGACAACTGCGAACGATTCGTCTTCTTCTGCCGCAGCGTGCTCGAAGCGATTCGCTTGCTCGATCTGAAGATCGACCTGATTCACTGCAACGACTGGCAAACCGGTCTCATCCCGGCCTACTTGAATATCGAGTACCGGGCTACGCATGGCTACGAAGACATCGCCAGTGTGCTGACCATTCACAACATGGCCTACCAGGGTAATTTCTGGCACTGGGACATGCTGCTGACCGGGCTCGATTGGAAGTACTTCAACATGCATCAGATGGAGTTCTTCGGCCATCTGAACTTCCTGAAGACGGGGATCGTCTTCGCCGACGCGATCACCACGGTCAGCCCACGTTACGCGGAAGAAATTCAATCGCAGCCAATGGGCTGTGGCCTGGAAGGTGCCCTGCGAGAACGCCGATCGGTGCTCGAGGGGATCGTCAACGGGGTCGATTACACCCGCTGGAATCCAGCCACCGACACTGACATCGCCACACAGTATGACCTGCAGAACTGGCAGAAGAATAAGCCGCTTTGCAAAGAAGAACTGCAGAAAGAGTTCCACCTGCCGACCAATCCTAAAGTGCCGGTCATCGGCATGGTGGGTCGTATGGCCGATCAAAAAGGCTTTGACCTGGTCGCCAAGGTGATTCGTGATCGTGCCAAGAATTGCGATTGCCAGTGGGTGATCCTGGGAACCGGCGAACCGCATCACGAAGCGACGCTGAAAGAGCTGAGTGCTCTGTACCCGAACAAGATCGGCGTGAAAGTCGAGTTTTGTGAAGGGAAAGCTCGTCGCGTGGAAGCCGGAGCGGACATGTTCCTCATGCCGAGCTTGTACGAACCATGCGGACTCAACCAGCTTTACAGCCTGAAATACGGTACCGTTCCAGTCGTCCGTGAAACAGGCGGTCTGGCCGACACGATTACCAACATGTCGCCGGCCACGCTCGAATCAGGCACGGCCAATGGCTTCAGTTTCCGGGAGTACACGGCCGAGGCATTACAGGATATCCTGGAAATCGCCATCACCACGTACCGAGAACAACCTGATACTTGGAAGCAGATTGTCGAGACCGGCATGGCACAAGACTGGTCTTGGGATCGCAGCGCCCAGCAGTACATTGAACTCTATCAGAAAACGCTCGACGCACGCCGCAGTAGCTAA
- a CDS encoding galactose-1-phosphate uridylyltransferase: MSPSSGNELRRDPLLGFQVVVAEGRESRPQQWKSTSPAPSAMRCPFCGGHEDATPHERLVLPQGLNRQNDQEPWEVRVLPNIYPSLSPHFPDSVPQAVSPFFESVAASGIQEVIVESPQHVRSFAQLPEQNAILTFQAYQMRLNAIREEGRCRYVQLFKNNGPAAGASLEHSHSQLMATRYVPPIIEQELAASKAYYEKTKRSFWSDLIESELSDGIRVIHADDQLVAFCPYASRMPFEVTILPRSSQADFGEANSTLLEQLALLLRSILVRLEKALNFPAYNYLIHTLPFDTFSTDHYHWHVEVLPRVTVRAGFEWGTGLYVNPLSPERAARILRELL; this comes from the coding sequence GTGAGTCCTAGTTCTGGAAACGAGCTCCGCCGAGACCCACTGCTTGGGTTTCAAGTTGTCGTCGCCGAAGGTCGCGAGAGCCGTCCCCAGCAGTGGAAATCGACCAGTCCGGCTCCCTCCGCGATGCGTTGCCCGTTCTGTGGTGGTCACGAAGATGCCACACCCCACGAACGGCTCGTTCTGCCGCAGGGTCTCAACCGCCAGAACGACCAAGAGCCGTGGGAAGTCCGGGTTCTGCCGAACATCTATCCTTCGTTGTCGCCCCACTTTCCGGACAGCGTTCCCCAAGCCGTAAGTCCCTTCTTCGAGTCCGTTGCGGCCAGTGGTATTCAGGAAGTCATCGTCGAGTCCCCTCAGCATGTTCGCTCGTTTGCCCAGTTGCCCGAGCAGAACGCGATTCTGACGTTTCAGGCCTATCAGATGCGGCTCAATGCGATCCGCGAGGAAGGCCGTTGCCGCTACGTTCAGCTCTTCAAGAACAACGGCCCAGCCGCTGGTGCCTCGCTCGAACACTCGCACAGTCAGCTGATGGCTACCCGCTACGTTCCTCCGATCATCGAGCAGGAACTGGCCGCCAGTAAGGCCTATTACGAGAAGACGAAACGGTCCTTCTGGAGCGATCTCATCGAAAGCGAATTATCGGATGGGATACGCGTCATCCATGCCGACGATCAGCTCGTGGCCTTCTGTCCATATGCGTCTCGGATGCCATTTGAAGTCACCATTTTGCCGCGGTCCAGCCAGGCCGATTTTGGGGAGGCAAACTCAACGCTATTAGAGCAGCTTGCCTTGTTGTTACGCTCGATCCTGGTGCGATTAGAAAAGGCATTAAATTTCCCGGCATATAACTACCTGATTCACACGTTGCCGTTTGACACATTCTCGACAGATCACTATCACTGGCATGTAGAGGTTTTGCCGCGCGTGACGGTCAGAGCAGGTTTCGAGTGGGGGACGGGTCTTTATGTGAACCCACTCTCTCCTGAACGAGCCGCTAGAATCCTCCGAGAGTTGCTGTAA